The following DNA comes from Metopolophium dirhodum isolate CAU chromosome 8, ASM1992520v1, whole genome shotgun sequence.
GTATACCGAAGAAATGGGCAGTCATTTGGCCAAACAGAAGTaagtctaataataaataaatataaatatcatgaatcaaaaatcaaaaatcaaaaatcaaaaataggtataatttatagtttaaacctacataaaaatatgtaatattatgcattattttactgttataatatgtattattcagacattataatattagaattatttaatgattaaatagtTAATGGATTTTgtgaaaaatcttaaaaaagcCTCCGTTAATTTAGGTAAGGTATAACACAgttgtttaatgttaaatattattaataaaacaaatgtaattttagattctgagcgaagagatgaatgtattgattttacaatgatatgtgttttttttttttttttatatttgtgtctgtcatcaccttttaggacagtaaaagtgcttggattttcttcaacagtaacttttctgataggaaagtgaatctagttggtactttggggggacaaaagtaaaaatttcccagtagttttcaaaaacgacgtgaaaaacaaaagaaaaattaaggaaaaacgggaatttttacgcgaaatctgttttcgagaaaatcgattttggtttttggtgtaactataaaacaaatgaccgtagggacatgaaattttgactgcatttttatattagcattttctatacaccataaaattttgaaaatattttgactctttttgagctgtttacggacattgtcagttttcaaatttttaagtttttttttctataaatatcaataaaattttatctgttgagtaaaaatacttgaaaatttaattgaaggctcctaggttattgtttcaaaggcagatgaaaaaaattaaaaatccttcgttacagtttttatttataagcatttaaagttcatatcttgtcaaaatacggaaaaatcacgaaaattaggaaattattttgagttgagaattcataaaaatttttctttttaaatctaagattttaaaatgtaatataagattactcatgagtttgtctacctttatcaaaaaaaaaaatgtctacaagaaacttaaattaaatttttatgagcgtctgaaatttatatttttacaacatttaatattcactcgatttctcatgtaacaattttcttattttattgtaactaaaaaaaggaatgactgtagatatttgaaaatttcactgaatatttatattagcattattctatacaccataagattttgaaaatattttgactctttttgagctgtttacggacattgtcagttttaaatttttttagtttttttttctataaattaataaattttatttgttgggtaaaaaagcgtgaaaatttaatataaggcttctgatatatcgttctaatagcagttgaaaaatattaaaaatacataggtaaaatttttttttataatcatttaaagttcaaattttgacaacatttatcaaatttataatttattaattattttgtagttaaaaatgtataaaatgtttaacttttatggctaaggattgaaaatttaaaacacggttccacgtaaataggttatatataaattactttattcacaataatatcatcaaatatacttggtaatatcataggctgactgaccgttttcgctcagaatcgtttttcttatacaatgatattatatcattaaattcaaatttaacaccatccattacagtgacccacttgtaacctactgtacagcagagcgacatccacttatccaccttttttaagaTTTACTATTATTGCGTCATaacgcaataattataatataatattgtgtattatatgttttactaaataatattctataaaatgacTAAAATTTACATACTGTTTATAaggttatagcctataggtatatttatacgttataggtaggtacgtatacaCTATGAACTGTATGTTAAACGTTTCAGAAAAATCATCTGCAGTTTGGAACAAGAAAAGGTAAATCTGGTGGAACACGTGAATATGACTAACAACAAACAAAAGGAAACCAATGATTTGCGTTTAAAAGAATGTTTGGTCGAAAAATGGAACGAGTACCTGTGCATTAACGATGAGCTGACAGATCAAAAAAAGTGCCACGACGACATCGaaaaggaaatattaaaaattcaaaacgaaCTCGACCTAATATTTAGACAAAGAGAACCCTCGGCGGGCAAATCAAAAAACAAAGTCGAATGCGATCTACAAAGACACGAAGAACTACTAGAGAACAAATTGCACGTGGTAAGTCtagcgtatatattatagtgtacacgAAACTTCATCGATTGTGCGGGAAAACAAATTTCAGAAAACCGTCAAGTTCAATAAGGTTTTGACGGAGAACGCCCGTTTGAGAAACGAAATCGACAATTTGCTCGTGCAAAGGTCGCAGTTCAACGAAGCGTACAAGACTCTGACCGCGCGTTTGGACGACAGCAAACAGATAATGATGGACCTAATAGAAATGGCCACGACGGCGTACGAACAgaggtaatatatataataagggTGGGCGTAAGTTGTTCGATTAAAACTCTCTTCTGAACTCTGCGCTGAAATGAagaagacaatatattattatcttataacatattatatataattagaaaatagaCAGAGTATtatacactaatattataataatatgtcattatgCATTTTTTAGGGAAGATGCTCAAAACCGGTTGATCAACATGAGTGACGAAGACAAACAACAGATCGCTCTGCACAAAGCCGAAGTCAAAGAGTTGCAGAGGCAATACGACCGTGATTTAAAACTTCAAGATTTCTTGTCTATCAAAGGTATACTTACGCGCATATACGTTTTAATAAACAACATTAAATGCACACATCAGTAGCGGATATAATTCGTTTTCTCcggaaagggggggggggggggagagttATCCTTTAGGTTATAAATTGCACGATACcgatatcatatattattataaatgaataacgACTAGcgtttaatcattaaaaatactaatgttcgttatttggtataatacttagtacctatataggttattcatattataatatataataatattaatttcattaaccTACTTATTGAATCTGAACCTATTTtggatttaatatattatatcttagtcaGAAGGTAATCGTTTGTCCATAGTTATTTAGGGTAATCTGGATTAATTTCGAATAAATCTAATTCAATTTGTTCCTAAATCAAAGTCAGATaaaaatttttactcaaaaaattCAGGACCCAATGTAGTCACTttcgaataattttaaaacgatattGCAAATGTCTGACAATTTATCGACGTTGGCCACATCAATACGTCGTCACtagtaaaaatactaataatatttttttttgtgaaataggACAACATCGCGTGCTCATGGATTTTGAACGTAAAGAAGAAGAGAAGAAACAAAACGAATTGGGAAATCGAAAGGAACAAGCAGAAAAATGGATAGACTTGATGGGGTGGCTGCAAATGTACGTGGGCGAGAGCAACATCGATAGGATTGTGGATCTGTTCGTCCGGCAGGAAGAGGAGAACTTCGCGCTGTTCACGTACATCAACGAGCTAAACAGcgaggtatatagtatattatgatatatataaattattataaattattaatacgccTTTTTTGAGTGTTCGGCCGtgagattttatattatgtacaatgtagattatatagtaggtatattggaAAATTATCTATCGTTATAGAcgcaatatacctacctattagaaactaaatacaaacaaaaaaacaaaaaaaaacaataaatgtacgcttttcataataatatattaatatatgaatatatatatatatatattaagtgtgAAATATGCATCGATTGATCATACTAGCTATACATCCCGACTTGACCCAaagaaaatttaacaattaatataaaatactgcgTTATAATATCACTGTATCGCGGTGTAGGTACCGCACTTCAGATATTATTGCtcttattagtatatatttccGAATTCCGAACGTGGTTCAAACTTCTCTCTAAGCTTTCCTAATATCTTTACTCTAAATCTCTTAAAtttttgtagaaatcggtcaagtattataatttttgagtaATTGAGTTTCTATAGGTAACAAACTTATAGaaaaaccattttataaaatataaactctcATATTtcttttaagatataatttgtttattcgaggcacgtttgtttttttataattttatctacatCGTAATTCAAGGTCATAAATCCAACGAATtgaatatttgatgatttttatcTCATCTGCCCGAGtggcaaccattaataaacaaataaaaatttcgaTTTCTATCGTGAATCTCAAAACCCTTGTATGAGCACCTCCATAAAATGTggattttggaaaatattttcatagtgCACCCCTAATCCCCTATACATGGTGGTACGAAGGTTTTATGAACATATCAAGTCTCTATATAGCTATCATATAGTTTATGGTCTATGTTAATCAGTCAGTCGGTCAGGATACGTttagttgtatatatatagtcatacatatatatacacatctAAATTGTCAGTCACTGCTTCGAATTATAGGAAATTAGAGTCTAATTATTAAGGCgttagaaaaaatgtttatcatggATACTCGTACTTATAAGTACATACAATTAATACtcggggacgaggtggccgagcggtctaacgcgacggattcggcacagccggtccgagttcgatcctcgaccattgggtggcatttttctccgtgcaagtcacggtgtccggagaacaagtgccgccatccccccacccggccatgacagatacctacgggtgcccaatcaaaaattctgccaaacaaaacacacacgtgttcctccccctaccgacttaataacctacagtaaaactaaaaatagctaatggcctcagctgccgggctcaaaatcaattaaaaaaaaaaaaaaaaattaatactcgtttatagtaaaatataagtacctacataatattatgcatctatacatattatatagatttatattctaaaaatgaCGCACGCACTGTTCATTTCAGGTAGACGACTTGCAGAAAGAAGTTGTGGTGCTAAAGGACCGAGTGCAAGAGCAGCGGGCTATTAACGAATCAAGAGCGTCAAAACAAGAGGAAAACATGAACGGACTTAGGACACATTTACAGCAGCTCGTCGACGACGCGGACCAAGAAGACGATCGAATAAAAACCGTACACACCGAGTTGACTGAACTCTTGAAATCTGTCGAGAAACTATTTCTGTCTGTCCACTGCGACCTTTCTCCGATGTACAAGATACTTGGTAAGATTCGTGATTCTTACTTGGTAAGACTCGTTTTACATCCACGTGTGTGGGGGGAGGGGGCAAACAAATGTATTGCGTTGGCAAAGCCCATTCCCCACAATTCTTTTTACATCTTACAAGATTTTTACGTCATATTTCGTTGACACATTGTCATTATACTTAAGCTTGTCTCGGGTAAGCTGAAGGCGTGGTGAAGAGTTCATCACCCCACCACCACATACTCATCTACAACAAAATGCATTATAGCACCAAATAAGAAACAATAAGGAAATAGTAGtagctaaaatcaaaaagaaaataatcaCTAATGGATGATACCACAAATTAAAGTAATATTACATTGAGAGATATTAACCTATTAtaaagttaagaacattatctgtgtatTACTTATACgttgattttttacaatattccaATTTGTCTTTGATATAATGAtcgttttttattgttatactagcacttcgttgcccgtaaaaaattacaacttttgaaataattgtaacAGTTCATTTCTTTCTGAGTGCAACTCAGCCTCCCCCCTTGTATAAGCAATTCGATACTAGGCcagatcgcggacaatgtgcacagtatatcaagtaggcaatgtgtgaaaatctgatttgatgcatgcttgtaggtacctaatctgTCCGACTAACCATAATggcaaccaaataataaatactaatttctactaattatttctcctataaccaatattcaatagcaaccatttataaacaaaaattttccactgtaaatctcaaaatccccgtttgagcacctccgGGTGGACCTAGGAGGGTGAAAAATACTTAACAACCTATTCTGGGTGGGCTAGGGTGGCGGATGAGCAATCCCCGCTTGGGCCTGATGAAAATTTGGGCTGCGCTTGAATAAATTTAGGCCGataactcataaatattttattattagcccAAAATTGGGCCACATTTTTTGTTTCCCAGGGCCCAATTTTAATTCACAGTCTGCTCCTGTAAGTATGGCTATAGCTTATGAGGGGTTAAGTAGTTTCTGATCAAGATCAGCGTAAAGATCGCGGCAGTACCTATGGCACCAGCCTCActaaaaaatcaagaaaattctATAGTTCTTAGGTTAGATgagaatatacaattattttcaaatatatgacgatttaaatataaaagtatattattatactatattaattgttagataatatattatatacgatcgaCGGActctgaatatttataataattcggACTTTTATGTTTGAatcgaataaaaatacataatatgtatcctaataataaacaatacacaCGTGACACTTCTGCTAAAGGACTTAAAtaggtaagaaaaaaaatactcactAGTTGTAGAAAACATAACTATACGTATATTCCTAGTTCAGTTTCACGAgcatatagactatagagtattaGGTTGTACGCGCACAACAGTTACGCGGCTATTCGGTTATGATACAAACTGACACTATGACGTGTAACTTATTATTGTCGATCGCTAatttaatacagtaatacagtTCACCAGTCACTGCAGATTGTGATTGCCGATTGGTTTAAAGacacaatatacaaattatgaagGTCAATCTCGCCGTtaattatgcatatatatatattatattatacctttatgtatacctataatatttataagctgATTATAGTAGATCCGTTCTAATTggctactaaatattattatattatacgccctGGTACAAAATATACGCGGTTTACGGGTATACTGTTCGTCCGTTCCGCCGTTCACGATTGTCAATAATTAGTGATTACCAATTTACCATACaggtattacaattataatatcacgGTCATATAAACTGGTATAATGCGAGCCGTGCCCATAcctaacacaatattataatgtacctatgtattgtataaaggttatataggtacgttacaTCATATTGTGACATGTAGacacaattaatgtaaaatgttgttgtatattatgaattatgatctaATTGATAGGTACGCACGGGCCACAAAGTAACCACTATTCGTACAAGTTAATAGAAACCAAGTAGGTAGCTATAAACtacgaacaatattatttattg
Coding sequences within:
- the LOC132951468 gene encoding coiled-coil domain-containing protein 63-like; this translates as MDNNINGDVEDNGSDLLAEELAKLQRQYMLMESNKKAYTEEMGSHLAKQKKIICSLEQEKVNLVEHVNMTNNKQKETNDLRLKECLVEKWNEYLCINDELTDQKKCHDDIEKEILKIQNELDLIFRQREPSAGKSKNKVECDLQRHEELLENKLHVKTVKFNKVLTENARLRNEIDNLLVQRSQFNEAYKTLTARLDDSKQIMMDLIEMATTAYEQREDAQNRLINMSDEDKQQIALHKAEVKELQRQYDRDLKLQDFLSIKGQHRVLMDFERKEEEKKQNELGNRKEQAEKWIDLMGWLQMYVGESNIDRIVDLFVRQEEENFALFTYINELNSEVDDLQKEVVVLKDRVQEQRAINESRASKQEENMNGLRTHLQQLVDDADQEDDRIKTVHTELTELLKSVEKLFLSVHCDLSPMYKILGKIRDSYLVRLVLHPRVWGEGANKCIALAKPIPHNSFYILQDFYVIFR